The Flavivirga eckloniae genomic interval GTTTCAGAAGCATTATCACCTTCTGCATTCATATAGTAGCGTAAAGCTCCCGAAGGACATTGTTTCACTTGATTTATTATAGCATCAGTAGAAGCTGCATCTATTTTAACCCAAGGACGTTCTTTTGGTCTGAACACTTGGGACAAACCTTTAGCGCAAATTGCCGAATGAATGCATTTTTCAGCCTCCCAAACAACAGTCGTTTCACCGTTCGAATACTCTTTTATTTTACTCATAGTTCAAATTTTCCCTTAAAAATACAAAAAATGATTATGCAAAAACACCTACAGACCACTACCTGTTTTTAACAGAATAACTTTAATTGTAATCCCGTAAATGGGTTTCAATTTCAGAAGCACCTCTTTTTACAATAGATAGGTAAGACTTAATATTCTCAGATTTAAATCTACTAGAAGGGCCAGAAACGCTAATACCGGCAATAACTTCCTTTTTTTTATTAAATACAGGTATAGCAATACAAATAAGTCCCAATTCGAGTTCTTCCATATCCAACGCATAGCCATTTTCTCTTATCTGTTTGAGCTCTGACAATAATGCTTCAGAATGTGCTATCGTATTTGAAGTGTAGGTTTCAAATTCTATATGTTTTAAATAATCTGAGATTTGTTTTTTTGATGAAAAAGCTAAAAGTACTTTCCCTAAAGCCGTGCAATAAGCGTGCTGATAAGATCCTATTAACGTACTCACCTTTAATCCAAAAGGACTTTCTGCCTTATTTAAATATAAAACCCGATGATCGTTTAACACCCCAAAATGCACCGTTTCCTTAATTTCCTTAGCAATATTCTCCAAAGGAATCCGAGAATAGTTTCTTAATGATTTGTATACAGAAACCAAATTCCCAAGTTCAAATAGCTTGAGCCCTAAAATGTATTTGTCGTCGTTATTTTTCTGTACAATATCCAAAGACTCCAATGTACTTAGTAAGCGATAAGTGGTGGTTTTATTATAGCCAGTTTCTTTAGCTAATTCACGCACGCCCCATTCTTGCTTATTACTTAAATACACATCTAAAAGCTTAAAAGCTTTAATAACAGATAAATTTAAATCTTTATTAACTTCTTTCATAAGGGAGATATCTACTTACGATCTTTTAATCAGAGAGCGTAAATAGTTTTTGTTATTCAAAAATAAGTATTATTTTTGAAACAGCGTTTCATATAGTGAAACGATTCTTGTTTTTTTACTTTGCAGGAAACAATCATTTCATTATCAGAATAATAAATTTATACAATAAACTATTCGGTTTAAAATGCATAAAGCCACT includes:
- a CDS encoding (4Fe-4S)-binding protein gives rise to the protein MSKIKEYSNGETTVVWEAEKCIHSAICAKGLSQVFRPKERPWVKIDAASTDAIINQVKQCPSGALRYYMNAEGDNASETLETKVEVMKNGPLLVYGTLKVIRKDGAEETKNKTTAFCRCGASANKPYCDGAHVKVEFEG
- a CDS encoding IclR family transcriptional regulator, translating into MKEVNKDLNLSVIKAFKLLDVYLSNKQEWGVRELAKETGYNKTTTYRLLSTLESLDIVQKNNDDKYILGLKLFELGNLVSVYKSLRNYSRIPLENIAKEIKETVHFGVLNDHRVLYLNKAESPFGLKVSTLIGSYQHAYCTALGKVLLAFSSKKQISDYLKHIEFETYTSNTIAHSEALLSELKQIRENGYALDMEELELGLICIAIPVFNKKKEVIAGISVSGPSSRFKSENIKSYLSIVKRGASEIETHLRDYN